The stretch of DNA CGTCGCGACCGCGCGCACGAACTGGAAGCGGAACGACGCCCAATCGTGCTGCGCGTTCCAGATCAACACCGGCAGAAACACAATCACCGCAATCAGCACCGCCAGCCATGGCCAGGGGCTGAGCAGCCAGCGCCGCCGCCAGTCCGGCACCAGCACGAACGCCGCGACCGCCGGCAACAGCATGATCGCGGTGAATTTCGACAGCAGCGCGAGCCCTGCGAACAGCCCCGCGGCCAGCCACCAGCGCGGATTGCCGCTCTCATGCAGCCGCACCAGCGACCACAGCATCGCGACCGCACAGGGGATCATCGCGGTGTCGGGCGCGACCTTCGCCATCAGCAGCCCGTAATACAGCGCGGCTTCCGGCAACAGCACCGCGAGGATGACGGCGCGCGCATCATGCGTCACGCGCCGGACGATGTTGGCGAGCAAAAGCTGCGTCACCAGCATCGCGACGATGCCGCCGAACCGCACGCCGAGCCTGGTGTCGCCGAAGATCGCGGTGCCGAACCGGATCAGCCAGGCGATGCCGGGCGGATGATCGAGAAAGGAAAGCGCGCTCTCCTTCGACCAGGTCCAGTAATAGGCCTCGTCGGTACGCAGATCGAGCACACCGGCATAGACCAGCCGCATCACCGTCAGCGCCGCGATCAGCAACGCAACGGCAAGCCAGGGCGCTGCAAGCCATGGCGGCGCGGCGGGACTGGCTTGGCTTTTATGGGGCTGGGTAATCGGCACGGCGCTTTCTCCTCGACTGCCCCTGAGGTGTCAACGTGCCGCGACGGAAAAACTTCATCGTCGTCCCTGCGAACGCAGGGACCCATACCGCGTGATCTATCGATGGCGCGCGGTCGCAGACGCTCTGCCGACTACAGCCGCAGCTCGCTGAAACAACGCCGTCTCGCGCTGTGCCCATTGCGCCGGCCGCGGCGTATGGGTCCCTGCGTCCGCACATCGGCGCTAAAATAGTGTTGCGGGTCGGAATCGTTTGTGATTCCAGCGTGTCATGAGGCACGAATCACTGGTGAATGAGGACTGGGCGAACGTTGTCGCCCGGCTTGGCGGGGTGGAAACGCTTGAAGTTACGGCGCGTAAGACGAGAGCGTTTTTGCGTCCGCGTGAGATCACCAATGCGGTGGATTTGCTGAGATTGATCTTGGCTTACTGTCTGGGCGAGCGCGGATTGCGCTCGACCGTTGCATGGGCGACATCGGTAGGTCTTGTCGATATTTCCAACGTGGCTCTGCTATATCGACTGCGTCAGTGCGGGGACTGGTTCGCAATGCTGGTGGGTCAGGTACTTGCGGCCACTGCCCCGTCAGCGAGCCGGGGACGAATGATCCGCATCATCGATGCCACTTCGGTGCCGAAGAAAGGATCGGAGGCCAGGAAGAAGAACAAGGTGTGGCGCATCCACAGCGCGTTCGATCTGCCGCAGGAACGCTTTGGCCACTTCGAACTGACCGATCAGCGGGCGGGCGAGACGCTCGACCGGATACCGGCGGTGGCTGGAGAGATCCGCCTTGCCGATCGCGCCTATTTGCAACCGGACCGCATGGCGACCCTGCTCGAAGCCGGAGCGGACCTCGTGATCCGGGCCGGCTGGAAGAGCGCGCGCTGGCTCGATGCCGAAGGTGAGGTGTTCGATCTCCTCGCCGCGTTGCGCAAGGCGGCAGTCCGCGGGCTGATCGATCGGCCGATCTGGGTAAAACGCAAGCGCGGCGCACCTCTCGCCTTGCGTCTGGTCGCCATCAAGAAGCCGGTGCAGGCGGCTGCCGACGCGCGACGCAAGGCGCGCCGCGACGCACAGCGAGGCGGTCACCAACTCTCGAAGCAAACGCTCGAGGCCGCCGAATGGGTGATCCTGATCACCTCACTCAAGCCCAAGGACTTCGCAACCGCCGATGTCCTGGCCCTATATCGCCTTCGATGGCGGATCGAACTCGGCTTCAAACGATTGAAGAGTCTGATCGGCCTGAAGGGACCGCCAGGAACCGATGAAGGCTCCGCCAGACCCCACGTTCTGGCTCATCTATTGGCCATTCTGCTGCTCGAGCCGTTCATCGACGAACTCGAGGTCTCTCCCCGCTTGGCCGAAGCCGCCTGACGCCGCCTGGCGCTTGGCGTCTGCTTCAGAATCTCGTCGCCTCGCTGCTTCAGGCGATTATCCCACAGCCCACAATCGCCTGCCTGCGCCGGTCAAAGTCGGCGCTCCAGCGCCATCTTCGCGAACCCCCAAGAAAACGCACGTATCAAACAATGATCCAACTACCTTAGCGCCTATGTGCGTCCGCAGGGACGACCAAGCTGATAGGTTCTCGCACCTCTCCCCACGGTCGTCCCTGCGTTCGCAAGGACGAGGTAGATGGTATTCATCGCTGGAATTAGGCATTAGTATCGCCCAATATTGACCCTATGGATCGCATGGCCGCTCTTTCCCGAGAACAACTGACGGCATCCGTCCGCGGCATCAGCCTCCGGCAGGTCCGCCTCGTCAGCGGCATGGTGCTGTTCGCCTATCTGGTCAGCCATTTTCTCAACCACGCGCTCGGCAATGTCTCGATGGAAGCGCTGGCGGGCGGAGTCTACCTCCACACCTTGTTCTGGCAGTTCCTCCCGGTCGCAATCCTGTTCTACGTCGCGTGCCTGGTGCATACCGCGCTCGGCATCTGGGCGCTCTACGAACGCCGCCAATTCCGCTGGAAGGCGATCGAGCCGCTGCAGCTGGTGCTCGGCCTGAGCGTGCCGATGCTGGTGATCGCCCATATCATCGGCGTGCGGCTCGGCCAGACGCTGTACGGGCATGAGAAGCTCTATCCGCAGGTGCTTTTTCTGCACTGGGTTTCGGCGCCGTACCGGATCTGGCTGATGCTCGCGGTCATGACCATCGCCTGGGTGCACGGCTGCATCGGCCTCTATCTCTGGCTCCGGATGAAGGCGTTCTTCAAACGCGCCGCGCCGTTTCTGCTCGCAGCCGCCGTGCTGATTCCGACGCTGGCCATGCTCGGCTTCTATCAGGGCGGCCGCAACGTCGTCGACAATGACAGCCGCGAATGGCGGGCGGAAAACCTGACGCAGCGCCAGGTCGGGACGCGCGAGCAGCAGGCGGTGCTCGATCGCATCACCGACTACGCCCTGATCTTCTATCTCGGATTGCTCGGCATCGCGCTGCTGGCCAAGGGCGCCCGCGCCGTCAATGAGCGCCGCCGCGGCATGGTCAGCCTGTCCTATGGCAACGGCCGAACGGTCCGCGTGCCCAAGGGCCTCAGCGTGCTGGAAGCGAGCCTGCGCAACAACGTGCCGCATGCCAGCGTATGCGGCGGCCGCGCGCGCTGCTCGACCTGCCGCATCCGCATCATCGGCGACTGCAGCGCGTTGCCCGAGCCCTCGCAGCGCGAAGCGTTCGTGCTCGGCCGGGTCGGCACGTCGGATCCGTCGATCAGGCTCGCCTGCCAGTTGCGGCCGGCCACCGATCTGTCGTTCTTCCAGCTCTTCCTGCCGCACACGGCCGCCGACGGCCACGGCTCGAACCCGACGCGGATCGGACAGGAACGCTATCTCGTCAACATGTTCGTCGATATGCGCGGCTCGACCAAGCTTGCGGAAAAGCGCCTGCCGTTCGACACCGTCTTCATCGTCAACCGCTTCCTCGGCGCGGTGTCGCAGGCGGTGCTGGCGAGCGGCGGCATGCCGAACCAGTTCGTCGGTGACGGCATGCTGGCGCTGTTCGGGCTTTCGACCTCCAGGCAGGAAGCCTGCCGCCAGGCGTTGCGCGCGGCGGCGATGATCGCGGCCAATGTCGACGAGTTGAATAAATTTCTCGAGCATGATCTGCGCGAGCCGATCCGCTTCGGCATCGGCATCAATGGCGGCGAAGTGATCGTCGGCGATATCGGGTACCGCGACCACATGGTGTTCACTGCGCTCGGCGACGCCGTCAATGTTGCGGCGCGGCTGCAGGACATGACCAAGAGCCTTACATGCGAGGTCGTCGTGTCGGACGAAGTTCGCGCAACCGCCGGCCTCGCCGCCGATGCATTGCCGCAGCATGACGTCGAGATCCGCGGACGCAACGAGCCGATGATCGTGCGCACGATTACCGATGCGCGAACGTTGCCGGCGCTGGTTAACGAAGAGCAAAGCGCCGCGGCCTGAAACCCCTGCAGTGATAGCGTTTCGGGCCTGTGTGATGTTTTTCACACCTGAATAATCGTTCAGAAAATTGTCGGCGAGCGCGGCGCAGATTCCTCGAACCCGCATCTCGGGGCGCACGACAGATTGGCGATGGGTAAGACTGAAACTGAAACCCGCGCCAAGACCAAACGTCGACCGCGCACATTTTGGAGAACGACCATGCTTCGCAAAGTGACTCTCGCTCTTGTTGCCGCCGCTTCCCTCAGCGCCATGGCGCTGGCGCCGACCTCCGCTTCGGCGGGTGGCTTCATCTGGCCGAAGTATCCGCACCATCATCATCACCACTGGGGCCATGGCTTCGGCGTCGGTTTCGTCGGTGGCGGCTATGACGGCTGCTACGTGACCCGCCGCGTGCTGACGCCCTATGGCTTTCGCTGGCGGACGGTGAACGTCTGCTACTGATCCAAGTCGCAGACGCATCCGTTCGGAAGCCCCGGTCGCTCGCGCGGCCGGGGTTTTCGGTTCGCGATCGGCCATGCCGGAGGCCCGCCGCCACCGCCCTGCAAGCGGACAAATGACCTCAACGCGCCGCGGGGCGGACCATTTGTCTAATTTGCGAATCACCTCAACCCGGCCGCGTCAAATGAGCGCAAAACCCGCAAAACGGCGGAAATCGGGCGCGAATGGGCGCTTTTTTGCCGAAACTGCCGTTTCGTTTGCGCTACCCAGCCCGCCCCAACCCGCGTATCCTTATAGCTCGGGCATGCCGGTTAGTGCGGGGACCGGCGGCTCGTTTTCGTTTTTTGATTCCGCGGAGACGACGTGAATGGCTAAAGGTACGGTGAAGTGGTTCAATCCAACCAAGGGTTACGGATTCATCCAACCCTCGAGCGGCGGCAAGGACGTGTTCGTTCATATTTCGGCAGTTGAGAAAGCTGGTCTTTCGACACTCAATGAAGGGCAGACCGTCGAATACGAAGAGATCGCCAACCGGGGCAAGACTTCGGCCGAGAACCTCAAGGTTTAGCGCTAACGCGCGATCGGCAACGGCGCGCTCTCGGACTAAAAATCCGGGAGTTGAGCTAAAAAAAATTTCAAAAACTGTGAGCGTTCGGCGGAGCGGGCACCGCTTCTGCACGTGCGATGGCTAAATCGTGCGCGAGAACCGGCCGCTCAATCTTCCGTAACCCATCTCTCGACCGTCATCACGTCGGGTGGCTGCAGATAGCCGCGCGGCCAGAGATCGACGACCCACTCAACCTTGGTGGCGCGATCGACAAGCACCGCGGTGTTGTGCGGCGTCTGCAGCACCAGCGTATTGCCGCGATATTTCGGATCGCCGATCGCGTGATGTTTCAGCAGGCCCCACTCCTGCAGCACCAGCAACAGGCTGGTGGTATTCCGCGTCGTGTCCCAGCAATCGTAATTGTGCTTGTCGTCGAAGTAGCGGAAATCCGCCTTCGCCACGCGCTTGTCGGTGCCGAGGATCGGCCCCATGCGGCGGTCGAACCACACCACCACCTTCTGCACCGCGGCGCGTTCGGCTGCGGCCGACGCGCGCCCTGCCGCCATGATTTGTGTAATCGCGTTGCGGTCGCGTGCCGTGAAATCGAGGATCTCGCGGCGTCGGCAGACGAAGCCGTAGCAGACGGTCATGGCATTGGCGGAGGGTGGGTAGATCGAAACCGAGCTGTAGAGGTAAGCGATCGCAGCGCTGATCTCGGCGGCCTTCGCCGCGGGGGTACCAAACAACACGGCAAGGAGAACGCCAAGCGCGGCGGCGAAGCTGTTCCGCGCGCGGCTTCTCCATATCGGCAGAGCGGCGTCTCTCATGATCCCTGCTGTTCCCAAGCGACGGCGTGCCTGACGATTAGCGCGGCTGTCCTACGCTGCCAACCAGCAAGCCCGCGATCTGCGGGTCAAGCCGCGGAAATTCCGGCCGCTGTGTTTTCCATGCGCCAGTGGGTTCCGGTCGCACGCCATTCCGGCCCTGGCGATCCGGCCATCCCGTTGGAAATTGGGAGGATTTTGAGCCCTGTTCTGTCAATCCCGGGCCCGCTAAGCTGGCTGGAGCCAAGAGAATCCTATGCTGATTCCTCAGTCGCCTCTTCCGCCCTTCAGCGCGCCCTACGCGCCCGACGACCGTGCACTAGCCACCCGCCTGCTTCGGGCCGCCCGGCTGGATGCGGCGCAGGAAGAGCGCGTCGATCGCACGGCGGCCCGGCTGATCGAGGCCATCAGGGCCAATGACGATCCGCTCGGCGGCGTCGAGGACATGCTGCGCGAGTTTGCGCTGTCGACCAAGGAAGGGCTGGCGCTAATGGTGCTGGCGGAAGCGCTGCTGCGGGTGCCGGACGCCCGCACCGCCGACCAGTTCATCGAGGACAAGCTCGCCCAGGGCGACTTCATCCATCACGAAACCAGGTCGAGCGCGTTCCTGGTCAATGCCTCGGCGTGGGCGCTCGGCATGTCGGCCCGCGTGATCCAGCCGGGCGAGACACCGCAGGGGACCATCGGGCGCCTCACCAAGCGGCTGGGCGCGCCTGCGGTGCGGGCGGCGACGCGACAGGCGATGCGGCTGATGGGCAATCATTTCGTGCTCGGCGAGACCATCGAGGCGGCGCTGTCGCGGGCGCAGCCGCATTCCTCGCGCCATCAACGCTACTCCTTCGACATGCTCGGCGAAGGCGCGCGCACCGCCGATGATGCCGCGCGCTATTTCAATTCCTATTCAAGCGCGATCGAGGCGATCGGACGCACAGCCGATGACCGCCCCCTCCCCGACCGGCCCGGTATCTCGGTCAAGCTCTCCGCATTGCATCCGCGCTTCGAGGCTGTGAGCCGCGCGCGGGTGATGAGCGAACTGGTCCCGCGCCTGATCGATCTCGCCCGGCAGGCCAAATCCCATGATCTCAACTTCACTGTTGATGCCGAGGAAGCGGACCGGCTGGAATTGTCGCTCGACGTGATAGCGGCAGCGCTCGGCGATTCATCGCTTGCAGGCTGGGACGGCTTTGGGCTGGCGATCCAGGCCTATCAGAAGCGCGCCTCCGACGTGATCGACTACGTCGATGGCCTCGCACGCAGCCTCGACCGCAAAATGATGGTGCGGCTGGTGAAGGGCGCCTATTGGGACACCGAGATCAAGCGCGCGCAGGAACGCGGGCTCGATGGCTATCCCGTGTTCACCCGCAAGGCGATGACGGATCTGAACTACGTCGCCTGCGCGCAGCAATTGCTGGCGCTGCGGCCGCGGATTTTTCCGCAGTTCGCCACGCATAATGCGCTGACGGTCGCGACCATCCTCGAACTGGCAACGGACCAGAGCGGATTCGAATTCCAGCGCCTGCACGGCATGGGCGAGGCGCTCTATGCGAAGCTCGGCGAAGACCGCCCCGACATCGCCCATCGCACCTACGCGCCTGTCGGCAGCTACCGCGATCTCCTGGCCTATCTGGTGCGGCGATTGCTGGAGAATGGCGCCAACTCATCCTTTGTCGCGCTCGCCGCCGACGAGGCGGTGCCGGTGTCGCAATTGCTGCGGCGTCCGGCCGATATCATCGGTAGTGCCGAAAACGCCGCGCATCCCAAAATCCCGCTGCCCCGCGGTCTCTACGGACCCAAACGAAAAAATTCCCGCGGAATTGAATTCGGTGAGCGAACGGCGCTGGAGCAACTCGTTTCAACTGTCGCCGCCACACCAATACAAGGGCCGGGAAGCGTCGCCGATGCGACAGCGAGCGAAGCCAATGCGGCGATACTGGCTGCGCGCGACGGCTTCAAGCGCTGGACCCGAACGCTTGCCGAGACACGCGCGGCGGCGCTGGAGAAGGCCGCCGAGATGCTGGAGCGGCGCGCGGCGCATTTCATCGCGCTGCTGCAACGTGAAGGCGGCAAGACACTCGATGATTCGATCTCGGAAGTCCGCGAGGCCGTGGATTTCTGCCGCTACTATGCTGCGCAGGGGCGCGAGTTGTTCGGCGAGGGCAAGGCGATGCCGGGCCCGACGGGCGAGAGCAACATGCTCTGCCTGCGCGGCCGTGGCGTCTTCGTCGCGATCTCGCCGTGGAATTTTCCGCTAGCGATCTTCCTGGGCCAGGTCGCGGCGGCCTTGATGGCGGGCAACGCGGTTGTTGCGAAGCCCGCCGAGCAGACGCCGCTGATCGCGGCCGAAGCCATCCGCCTGTTGCATGAAGCCGGCGTGCCGGCACCCGCGCTGCATATCGTGGTGGGTGACGGCCGGATCGGCGGCGCGCTGGTGGCGCATCCCGATATCGCCGGCGTCGTTTTCACCGGCTCGACCGAAGTCGCCCGCACGATCAACCGTACGCTCGCCGCCAAGGATGGACCAATCGTGCCGCTGATCGCCGAGACCGGCGGCATCAATGCGATGATCGTCGATGCCACCGCCCTGCCCGAGCAAGTTGCCGACGATGTCGTGACCTCGGCGTTCCGTTCGGCCGGTCAACGCTGCTCGGCGCTGCGATTGTTGTTCCTGCAGGACGATGTCGCCGACCGCATGATCGAGATGATTGCGGGCGCGGCGCGCGAACTCGTCATCGGCGATCCCTCCGATCCCGCCACCCATATCGGCCCGGTGATCGACACTGAGGCCAAGCAGCGGCTGGACGCGCATATCGAACGCATGAAGCAGGAAGCCCGGATGCACTTCGCGGGCAGCGCACCCCAAGGCAACTACGTCGCGCCGCATATCTTCGAATTGTCCGACGCCGGCCAGCTCACGGAGGAAATATTCGGCCCGGTGCTGCATGTGGTGCGCTACCGCGCCGACCGCTTCGACCAGGTGCTGCAATCGGTCGAGCGTTCGGGCTACGGGCTCACCCTCGGCATCCATTCCCGGATCGACGATACGGTGGAGGACGCGATCGATCGGCTCCAGGTCGGCAACATCTATGTCAACCGCAACATGATCGGCGCGGTCGTCGGCGTGCAGCCGTTCGGCGGCCATGGTTTGTCAGGGACGGGGCCCAAGGCCGGCGGGCCGCATTACCTCGCGCGCTTTGCAACCGAACAGACGGTGACCGTCAACACGGCGGCAGCCGGCGGAAATGCAGCGCTGATGTCCGGCGAGGAGTAGTTGCATCGCCCCTCCAAGATGGGCCAAATGGCGTTTGAACGGGTCGCCCATGCGCGATATCTCGACAAGAGCAACAAACGTCACGGAGCGGCGCTACGATGGATAAGGGTATTTTCGACGGCCTCAAGGTTCTGGACTGCGCGAGTTTCATCGCAGCGCCTGCAGCCGCCACGGTGCTGTCGGATTTC from Bradyrhizobium sp. AZCC 1693 encodes:
- a CDS encoding transposase, whose protein sequence is MAYCLGERGLRSTVAWATSVGLVDISNVALLYRLRQCGDWFAMLVGQVLAATAPSASRGRMIRIIDATSVPKKGSEARKKNKVWRIHSAFDLPQERFGHFELTDQRAGETLDRIPAVAGEIRLADRAYLQPDRMATLLEAGADLVIRAGWKSARWLDAEGEVFDLLAALRKAAVRGLIDRPIWVKRKRGAPLALRLVAIKKPVQAAADARRKARRDAQRGGHQLSKQTLEAAEWVILITSLKPKDFATADVLALYRLRWRIELGFKRLKSLIGLKGPPGTDEGSARPHVLAHLLAILLLEPFIDELEVSPRLAEAA
- a CDS encoding adenylate/guanylate cyclase domain-containing protein produces the protein MAALSREQLTASVRGISLRQVRLVSGMVLFAYLVSHFLNHALGNVSMEALAGGVYLHTLFWQFLPVAILFYVACLVHTALGIWALYERRQFRWKAIEPLQLVLGLSVPMLVIAHIIGVRLGQTLYGHEKLYPQVLFLHWVSAPYRIWLMLAVMTIAWVHGCIGLYLWLRMKAFFKRAAPFLLAAAVLIPTLAMLGFYQGGRNVVDNDSREWRAENLTQRQVGTREQQAVLDRITDYALIFYLGLLGIALLAKGARAVNERRRGMVSLSYGNGRTVRVPKGLSVLEASLRNNVPHASVCGGRARCSTCRIRIIGDCSALPEPSQREAFVLGRVGTSDPSIRLACQLRPATDLSFFQLFLPHTAADGHGSNPTRIGQERYLVNMFVDMRGSTKLAEKRLPFDTVFIVNRFLGAVSQAVLASGGMPNQFVGDGMLALFGLSTSRQEACRQALRAAAMIAANVDELNKFLEHDLREPIRFGIGINGGEVIVGDIGYRDHMVFTALGDAVNVAARLQDMTKSLTCEVVVSDEVRATAGLAADALPQHDVEIRGRNEPMIVRTITDARTLPALVNEEQSAAA
- a CDS encoding cold-shock protein, whose amino-acid sequence is MAKGTVKWFNPTKGYGFIQPSSGGKDVFVHISAVEKAGLSTLNEGQTVEYEEIANRGKTSAENLKV
- the putA gene encoding bifunctional proline dehydrogenase/L-glutamate gamma-semialdehyde dehydrogenase PutA — translated: MPQSPLPPFSAPYAPDDRALATRLLRAARLDAAQEERVDRTAARLIEAIRANDDPLGGVEDMLREFALSTKEGLALMVLAEALLRVPDARTADQFIEDKLAQGDFIHHETRSSAFLVNASAWALGMSARVIQPGETPQGTIGRLTKRLGAPAVRAATRQAMRLMGNHFVLGETIEAALSRAQPHSSRHQRYSFDMLGEGARTADDAARYFNSYSSAIEAIGRTADDRPLPDRPGISVKLSALHPRFEAVSRARVMSELVPRLIDLARQAKSHDLNFTVDAEEADRLELSLDVIAAALGDSSLAGWDGFGLAIQAYQKRASDVIDYVDGLARSLDRKMMVRLVKGAYWDTEIKRAQERGLDGYPVFTRKAMTDLNYVACAQQLLALRPRIFPQFATHNALTVATILELATDQSGFEFQRLHGMGEALYAKLGEDRPDIAHRTYAPVGSYRDLLAYLVRRLLENGANSSFVALAADEAVPVSQLLRRPADIIGSAENAAHPKIPLPRGLYGPKRKNSRGIEFGERTALEQLVSTVAATPIQGPGSVADATASEANAAILAARDGFKRWTRTLAETRAAALEKAAEMLERRAAHFIALLQREGGKTLDDSISEVREAVDFCRYYAAQGRELFGEGKAMPGPTGESNMLCLRGRGVFVAISPWNFPLAIFLGQVAAALMAGNAVVAKPAEQTPLIAAEAIRLLHEAGVPAPALHIVVGDGRIGGALVAHPDIAGVVFTGSTEVARTINRTLAAKDGPIVPLIAETGGINAMIVDATALPEQVADDVVTSAFRSAGQRCSALRLLFLQDDVADRMIEMIAGAARELVIGDPSDPATHIGPVIDTEAKQRLDAHIERMKQEARMHFAGSAPQGNYVAPHIFELSDAGQLTEEIFGPVLHVVRYRADRFDQVLQSVERSGYGLTLGIHSRIDDTVEDAIDRLQVGNIYVNRNMIGAVVGVQPFGGHGLSGTGPKAGGPHYLARFATEQTVTVNTAAAGGNAALMSGEE